One Salvelinus namaycush isolate Seneca chromosome 4, SaNama_1.0, whole genome shotgun sequence genomic window carries:
- the LOC120045780 gene encoding delta-1-pyrroline-5-carboxylate synthase-like, translating into MLLQRLSLCAGLPLSPRTQRTTIFPRLAKALTQAPNRVFFLTVSLARANSNSFAHRGELRKAKRIVVKLGSAVVTRGDECGLALGRLASVVEQVAMLQNQGREMMIVTSGAVAFGKQRLRHEILLSQSVRQALHSGQNQIKDMSVPVLEARACAAAGQSGLMALYEAMFTQYSTCTAQVLVTNLDFHDDQKRRNLNSTLQELLRMNIVPIINTNDAVVPPPEPNSDLQGVISIKDNDSLAARLAVEMKADLLIALSDVEGLYDSPPGTDDAKLIDIFYPGDQLSITYGTKSRVGIGGMEAKVKAALWALQGGTSVVIANGTHPKVTGHVITDIVEGKKVGTFFSEVKPAGPTVEQQTEMARNSGRTLAALHPDQRGEIICHLADLLVEKKEEILAANKMDMDLAVNAGQLSSALLNRLSLSPAKLNSLAIGLRQIALASQDSVGRVLRRTRVAHNLELEQITVPIGVLLVIFEARPDCLPQVSALAIASGNALLAKGGKEAANTNRILHELTQEALDIHWVKEAVQLVSTREEVEDLCRLDEMIDLIIPRGSSQLVRNIQNAAKGIPVLGHSEGICHVYIDSEAAIDKVIKIVRDSKCDYPAACNAMETLLVHRDILRTPLFDQIIDMLRTEQVKIHAGPRFASYLTFSPSEVKSLRTEYGDLECCIEVVDSMQEAIDHIHRYGSSHTDVIVTENEDTAERFLQQLDSACVFWNASSRFADGYRFGLGAEVGISTARIHARGPVGLEGLLTTKWVLRGDGHTAADFSEQGTMKYLHENMPVTQPQPRQIAAQSEE; encoded by the exons ATGCTGCTACAGAGGCTGTCTCTTTGTGCCGGGCTCCCCCTGAGCCCCAGGACTCAACGCACCACCATCTTCCCTCGTCTAGCCAAAGCACTGACACAAG CACCAAACCGTGTATTCTTTCTCACAGTGTCCCTGGCGCGTGCCAACAGTAACTCCTTCGCCCACCGCGGGGAGCTCCGCAAGGCCAAGAGGATTGTGGTCAAGCTGGGCAGCGCCGTGGTCACCCGGGGGGATGAGTGCGGCCTGGCGCTGGGCAGGCTGGCCTCTGTAGTAGAGCAG GTGGCCATGCTACAGAACCAGGGGAGAGAGATGATGATCGTCACCAGCGGAGCGGTGGCCTTCGGCAAGCAGAGACTGAGGCATGAGATCCTGCTGTCCCAGAGTGTCAGACAGGCTCTTCACTCTGGACAGAACCAGATCAAAGACATG TCAGTGCCAGTTCTGGAGGCGCGGGCCTGTGCGGCAGCCGGACAGAGTGGTCTGATGGCCCTGTATGAGGCCATGTTCACCCAGTACAGCACATGCACTGCACAG GTCCTGGTCACCAACCTGGACTTCCATGATGACCAGAAGCGGCGGAACCTGAACAGCACGCTGCAGGAGCTGCTCCGCATGAACATCGTACCCATTATCAACACCAACGATGCCGTGGTGCCCCCGCCCGAGCCCAACAGCGACCTCCAGGGG GTCATCAGTATAAAGGACAATGACAGCCTGGCGGCACGTCTGGCCGTGGAGATGAAGGCAGACCTGCTCATCGCTCTCTCTGACGTAGAAG GACTGTACGACAGCCCTCCTGGAACGGATGACGCCAAACTCATTGACATCTTCTACCCTGGTGACCAGCTGTCGATCACCTACGGCACAAAATCCAGGGTGGGGATAGGAGGCATGGAGGCCAAG GTAAAGGCTGCACTGTGGGCCCTACAGGGGGGCACCTCGGTAGTCATTGCCAACGGCACCCACCCCAAGGTGACAGGCCACGTCATCACTGACATCGTGGAGGGCAAGAAAGTGGGCACCTTCTTCTCCGAGGTCAAACCTGCCG GCCCCACCGTGGAGCAGCAGACTGAGATGGCCCGGAACTCTGGCAGGACCCTGGCAGCCCTTCACCCAGACCAG AGAGGTGAGATCATCTGTCACCTGGCAGACCTGCTGGTTGAGAAGAAGGAGGAGATCCTTGCTGCTAACAAGATGGACATGGACCTAGCAGTCAATGCAG GTCAGTTGTCGTCAGCCTTGCTGAACCGTCTGAGCCTGTCCCCGGCCAAGCTGAATAGCCTAGCTATAGGCCTGAGACAGATAGCCCTGGCCTCTCAGGACAGCGTGGGCAGAGTGCTGCGTAGGACCAGAGTAGCTCACAACTTAGAGCTGGAGCAGATCACTGTGCCCATAGGAGTACTGCTGGTCATCTTCGAGGCCCGCCCCGACTGCTTGCCACAG GTATCAGCTCTAGCCATAGCCAGCGGCAATGCTCTGCTGGCGAAGGGGGGCAAGGAAGCAGCCAACACCAACCGCATCTTACATGAGTTGACCCAGGAAGCACTGGATATCCACTGGGTCAAAGAGGCTGTACAGCTG GTGAGTACCCGTGAGGAGGTGGAGGACCTGTGTAGACTAGATGAGATGATAGACCTGATCATCCCGCGAGGCTCATCCCAGCTGGTCAGGAACATTCAGAACGCAGCCAAGGGCATCCCAGTTCTGGGCCACAGTGAAGGCATCTGCCACGTCTACATCGACTCGGAGGCCGCCATCGACAAGGTCATCAAGATCG TCAGAGACTCTAAATGTGACTATCCTGCGGCCTGCAATGCTATGGAAACACTGTTGGTTCACAGGGACATACTCAGGACTCCTCTGTTTGACCAGATCATAGACATGCTCCGCACCGAACAG GTGAAGATTCACGCTGGCCCCAGGTTTGCCTCCTACCTGACCTTCAGCCCATCAGAGGTCAAGTCTCTGAGGACAGAGTACGGGGATCTGGAGTGCTGCATCGAGGTGGTGGACAGTATGCAGGAAGCTATAGACCATATCCACAGATATGGCAGCTCCCACACCGACGTCATTGTTACTGAAAACG AGGACACAGCGGAGCGGTTCCTGCAGCAGCTGGACAGTGCTTGTGTGTTCTGGAACGCCAGTTCGCGATTCGCAGATGGATACCGCTTCGGACTGG gTGCTGAGGTGGGCATCAGTACAGCTCGTATCCATGCCCGGGGCCCCGTGGGCCTGGAGGGTCTCCTCACCACTAAGTGGGTCCTGAGAGGAGACGGCCACACTGCTGCAGACTTCTCTGAACAGGGCACCATGAAGTACCTCCACGAGAATATGCCAGTCACACAGCCACAGCCCAGACAGATAGCTGCCCAGAGTGAGGAATGA